In Lotus japonicus ecotype B-129 chromosome 5, LjGifu_v1.2, one genomic interval encodes:
- the LOC130719740 gene encoding uncharacterized protein LOC130719740 — protein sequence MAQETLQIPLPMQPSLDVLFWPYTGDGGYTTKSAYGFIRQRRISAEPSSSTSEQSSANFWKALWSVEALPRCKEVAWRVAKKIIPVRWWFASPMCERFRPGEEPMDFLQQIFEYQDDDLGGKCLTFLYALWELRNAVIYQQKQPEFHVIMARFTSLMSPGERVAFERSPEDQRNITRASWCRSQAEVMAAAAVFPLEAMSPVIAEALAFRWSLSLAKDLGFRRVCLETDFLHLIETWQKAKRGDSYLFSILSDCRDLVLSFTYFCLSFVRRTGNSVADHLAKNSSKFHNSVWIEEVPPELESLIQADVLASMAF from the exons ATGGCGCAGGAGACTCTACAGATTCCTCTCCCAATGCAACCGTCCCTTGATGTTCTATTTTGGCCGTATACTGGTGATGGTGGATACACTACGAAGTCAGCCTATGGTTTCATTCGTCAACGAAGGATCAGTGCGGAGCCATCCTCTTCCACGAGCGAGCAATCGTCTGCAAATTTCTGGAAGGCTTTGTGGTCGGTTGAAGCTCTTCCTCGTTGCAAGGAGGTGGCTTGGAGGGTGGCCAAGAAGATCATTCCAGTGAG GTGGTGGTTTGCTTCCCCGATGTGTGAGCGGTTCCGTCCTGGAGAGGAACCCATGGATTTTCTGCAGCAAATATTTGAGTATCAGGATGATGATTTGGGGGGAAAATGCCTCACATTTTTATATGCTCTTTGGGAGCTTCGGAATGCAGTCATTTACCAGCAGAAGCAACCGGAGTTTCACGTCATCATGGCTCGATTCACCAGCCTTATGTCGCCAGGGGAACGGGTGGCTTTTGAGCGTTCGCCGGAGGACCAGAGGAACATTACGCGAGCTTCTTGGTGTAGGTCGCAAG CTGAGGTTATGGCAGCGGCGGCGGTGTTTCCGTTGGAGGCTATGTCCCCTGTTATTGCCGAAGCGTTAGCTTTCCGGTGGTCGCTCTCTTTGGCCAAAGATTTGGGTTTCAGAAGGGTGTGTCTTGAAACGGATTTCTTACATCTCATTGAGACTTGGCAGAAGGCAAAGCGTGGAGATTCTTACTTGTTTTCTATTCTTAGTGACTGTAGAGATCTTGTTTTATCGTTTACGTACTTTTGTTTATCTTTTGTCCGTCGTACCGGAAATTCTGTAGCTGATCACTTAGCTAAGAACTCCTCAAAATTTCATAACtctgtttggattgaggaggtgCCGCCGGAGTTAGAGTCTTTGATTCAAGCAGATGTACTAGCCTCTATGGCTTTTTGA